TTGGCATCTTGGAAGAAGACCGGCAGGAGGAATTGGAAATTTTTCAAAGGTTAGGTATGATGATTATTTTAAAGCAGCAGAATATATAATAGAACAGGGAATAGAAAAAAATGTTGATGTATTTATAATAGCTGGAGATATTTTTGATAGAAGTTCTTTATTACCGGATATTTTATATAGAACTGAAAAGTTATTAGAAAAATTGAAAGAAAATAATATAGTTACTTTTTTAATAGAGGGTAATCACGACAGGATATATTCCGATAATGATTCATGGATAAAATATTTTGAAAAGAGAAAATTGGTAAAAATTCCGGAATTTGAAAGAAAAGATGGAGAATGTATATGTAATCCCATAACAATTGAAGATATTAATTTTTATGGTATTCCATATCAAGGAGTTATAATAGATGAAATTTTAGATGATTTAGCCCAAAAGCTTGATAGCAACAAAAAAAATATAGTGATTGTTCATACTGGAATAGGTGGAGAGATACTTCCTGGTTGTGTAAAAGCTGAAACAATAGAAAAGTTTAAAGGAAAAGTATTGTATATGGCTGGTGGGCATTTGCATACATATAGAAAGTTTCCAAAAGAAAATCCATATTTCTTTGTTCCTGGTTCACCAGAATACTGGGATTTTGGAGAAGGAGATGAAAAAGGATTTATTATATTTGATACTGAAACAAATAAATATGAATTTTTTCCTTCCAATAAGCGTGAAGTTAAAACATATGCATTTGATATGTCAGATGAAATATATGATGAATTAGAAAATATTCAAATAAATGAGGGAGATATTGTAAAATTAAAGATCAAGAATTTGAACAATAAAATAGTGGATACCGAAAAAATAGAGAAAATACTTGAAAACAAGGGCGTTTTAAAGGTATTTATAAATGTTGAATATACATCTTATATCAGTGGAGTAAATAATATAAAAAATATAAACAAAGAGGAAATAGAAAAAAGGGTTATAGAATCCTGGGGGAATATTTTTTCTTCAAATAGCGATAAGGTGATTAAAAATATAGGTTTAATGAAAGAAAATTTAGGTAATCCGGAATTTATAAACGAAATATTTGATAATTTTTTAAGTGGTATTTTAGAAGGTGAAAATAATGAAAATAAATAGAATACAATTAAAAAATTATAGAAATCATAGAGAAAAAATCGTTGAGTTCAGGGAAGGAATAAATCTATTGTTGGGTAAAAATGGAACGGGAAAAAGTTCAATATTTGAAGCATTGGGAATAGCTATGTTTGATATAGAACCGAGGGATAAAAGTCTTAAAAATGCGGTAAATAAAGGGGCTAAAACAGCTACAATTACAGTTGAATTTATTGGTAATGATGATAATGAATATATTGTAGAACGCAAGATAGGCGGACAAAGCAAAGTGATTTTGAAAGAGAAAAATGGGACGGTTCTTTCGGAAAGAAAAGATGATGTAATTAGAAAAATAGGTGTTCTTGCAGGAATAAAAGGTAAAAATATAAAAGAGATATTCAGAAATGTAATTAGTGCAAATCAAAATGATATTATAGGAGTTTTTAATGAAACACCATCATCGAGAAAGGAGTTGTTTAATAAAATCTTTGATACGGAAGTTTATGAGCAATTGTATTCGATTTTGCAGCTTTCAGAAAAAAAATATAATGAACAAATATTGTCTTTTGAAAGTAAAGTAGAAATATTGGAAAAGCAAATAGAAGAATATGCAGGAAAAGATTTGGAATTGGAAAAAGTAAAAAAGGAAATAGAAAATTTGGAAAATGAATTATCAAAATTGAAAGAAAAAGCGGCTCGATATGACGAAAAAAAGAAATCTCTTGAAGAAAAAATCAACAGACTGAAAGAATATGAACATAAGTTAGATTCATTAAAATTAAAAGAAGAAGTTTTGCAAGAAAAAATTTTAAAGTTGGAAAAAGATATTGATCAATCTTTAAAAGCAAAGGAAATAGTAATGAAAAGTGAAGAAGGCTATAGGAAGTATAAAGAATTAGAATATGAAATAGAAAATAACTCACAAAAGGAAAAAGAGTTAATACTGAGAGAAAAGAAAAAAAGAGAAATTCAAGAGAAAATAAAAAGGTTGGAAAGTTCTGAAGAGCTGTTATCTGAAAAATTAAAAACTGCAGAAAAAAGAGTTGGAGAAGAAAAAGAGATCATTAATAATAAAAAAGATGAATTAGAAAAATTAAATGAAATATATCAAAAGATAAATGTTGAGTTGGTAGAAACAGAGAAACAATTAAAGGAACAAATGAACATAAAGGAAAAAATAGATAATGAATATGATAGTTACAATATATTATTGGAAAAAAGAAAGAATAATTTAGAAATTATTACTGAGAAGGAAAAGAAATTACAAAAATTAGAAGAGTTAAAAGTAAAATTATTAGAATATGAAAAAAATAAAGAATATCTGTCAAATAAGCTAAAAGAAAAGGAAGAACTAAAAAATAAAATTAGGGAAATTCAAATAAAAATTGAAAATCTAAAAAATTCAAAAGAAGAATTGAAAGATGGAATTTGTCCAATATTAAATGAAAAGTGTCTAAATTTGGAACAAAAAAAAGAAGGTAATAATTATTTTGATGTTGAAATTGAAAGATTAAATAAAACAGTGAATGAATATGTTAAACAATTAGAATTACATAAAAATATAGAAAATGAAATAGCTGAAAATGATGGTAATGTAATAGAAATAAAATCGAATATTTCTGCAATAAAAAAAGAGATTGAAAATATTGAAAATATTGAATTAGAAAACAAAACAATAGAAAATCAGATAAATGAAATAAAGGAAAAATATGGCGATATACGTGAAAAAAGAGGAAAAATTACTGCTGAAATAAATGAAATTTCAGCTAAAAATGCGGAATTAAAAAATGAACTCAATAACATTTTTAAAAATATAAAAAAATATAGAAATGAAATTAATGAAAAACAGAATTTTATACTGGAAATAACTAGAAAAACAGAAGAGTATAAAAGTAAAATATTAAATATAAAATCAAAAAGGATTTCATTGATAGACGAATTGAAAGCATATGGTGATATTGAAATAGAAATAGAAGAAATTAGGGAAATAATAGAGAGATTAAAAACAGAGAGAAAAAGATACAAAATAGATTATGATAATTATTTGAAGAATAAAGAATTATCAAATAAAATTGAAGAATTAAAAGTAGCAAAACAAATAGAAGAAGAAAATTTAGAAAATTTAAAAAATACAATACAAGAAGTAAAAGAAAAAATACTATCTTTTGAAAAAGATGAGAAGTTAGAAGCGGAATTAAAAGAGTTAAATCAAAAAATAAAAATATTATATACTGATATATCGGAAATGAATAAAATACTTGGTGGAAAAAGAAATGAAAGAGAAAATCTAATAAATATTTTAAACGAGTTGAATAAAAAAGAAAAAGAAAGAAAGGAATATATAGATAAAGTTCAGTATTTTAAGAAAAAATTAAAATTAACAAAGGAATTTAGAGAAAATATAAAAGCTATGGGAAAGTATGTTAGTGAGAGGGTTACAAATATTATCTCTACATATGCAACTAATAACTATAGAGAAATTACTGGAAAAAATGAAGTAATAATCTGGGATTCATCGAGGGATTATTTAGTCATATTACGTGACGAGATAAAAGGAGATAGAGATTTTTCAATATTATCAGGCGGAGAACAGGTAAGTGTAGCTATTTCAATCAGGATAGCATTGGCAACCTTTTTGTCAAATGCAAATTTCTATATATTAGACGAACCTACAAGTAATTTAGATGAGGAAAGAAAAAATCTATTAGCAGAGAATTTGAAGAAAATGTTAAAAAATATTGAGCAAGCTTTTATAGTTACACATGATGGCACTTTTTCTGAAATGGCAGAAAATATTATTAATTTGTAAATACAAAAGCCCTGAAAATCAGGGCTTTTAATTATTTTATATAAGGATTATTAGTATGTTTGCAAGAAAACTTGTATTGTGAAATTATATCTTCATTTAAATATAAAATTGCAATAACTCCATTTGAACCGGCAAAGAAAATATTATTATTATCATCAGAACATAGCATTTTTGAATACCCTAAATGATATTTTTTAATAATATTTCCTGTTTTTTTGTCAATAAAATATACATTATGATCAAGAGCATTTAGAATAATCATATTTTTTGTTAGAATTCCTGTTCCGGGAATATAACCAATATATTTCTTCCATAAAATTTTTCCATTTTTTAAAGCATATAAATATTTTCCTTTACTTGAAACATAAACGGTTTTATCTTTATCAATTAATGGATATGAATAAGGTAAATCATCCAAATCAACTTTCCATAAAATATTGCCGTTTTTGTCAAATACAGTAAAAGTGACATATGGACCGTTAACATAAATATTATTATCTTTATCAATATTAAAATATGTTGTTAATGCTTCGTCGCCAAATTGTTTTGAAAAAAGGATATTAAAACCTTTATCCAATTTCATAATATTAGAATAAGCATCAAGAAAAATAATATTTCCTTCATGATCAATAATAGATGAAAATTTTGACATTTTAGTATCAAAAGATTTTAACACTTTGAGATTTTGATCCAATATAAAAAAACCTCTGTACCACGTTGGTAATAATAATGTATTTTGAGATTTTATAGATACTCCTGCACTAATTGTATCAAAATCAAATTTAGTTATGGTTGAATCATTGGATATAACATACAAACTTTTTCTAATTGTTGAAACAAAAACCTTATTTTTATAGATTACTGGAGGATCAACTGCAAAGGATTTTAAAGAAAATTTCTTAATTAAATTACCATAAAAATCGAAAATATAAAATAAACCTGATTGTGCAGAAACATAAATCCTGTTATTGTTTACTGAAATACCACCAATAAAAGAATCTTCTGAAACAAATAAATTAACTATAGACCTGGAAATAAAATCAATCTTTGGATTTTTAAAAGAATAATTATCAAAAACCAGAGAATTATTCACTATCTTAAAGCTTTTTGTGTAAAACTCTTTTTCATTAATAGTTAATTTATACATCTCTTTAAAAGAATCAATTTGAGGAATGTAATTCTTAGATTTTAGAAAAATAATATCTTCTGCAGAGGCATAAAAAGAAAAATCAAGAGCTTTAAAAATGAAAAGACCATTTTTTATTTCTATATTTTCATAAAAAAGAAAATCCCCGTTTTTAAAATATACAATATTTTTATTTTTGCTACTTAAATTGGGTCTGAAATAAGAAAGAATATAATTTGAAGGAATTTCAATAATTCCATAATTTGTAGAAACCTTCCATAATTTATCAGAAATGATCTTTATAGAATTAAATCTAAATTCACCGAATATCGTGGCAACATAAGAAGATAAAACTCTTTTTTTAACGACGACGATTTTTAAATCGCTGTTCTTTATATAAAAAATAGCATTATCATTTTTAAAAATAAAATAATCCCCATCGATTCTTTCAAAAGCACCCTTAAAAGTATAGGTGTTATTAAGGGAAAAATACATATTTTCTTTTTCTTCGCGTGTGAAATTCATATCTTTAATCATGGATAATGAAATTTTTTGAATCTTATTATTATGATCTTTTATAAAAACAAGAGCCCGATTCATAGAAAGAAATGTACCTGTATAATTTTGATTATCAAGTGTATCAATTGTAATGGAAAATATCAGGGAATAAAACATAAGAAATAAAAAAGTTAACATTTTTTTCATAAAAACACCTCATTCTATTAATATATCAAGTGATACATTAATTATTATATCATAAAAGTACTCATTACAAAAAATAAAAAATATCAAAAAAGTGAAAAGAAAATGATAAGAATTCATTAACAAAAAGTAACGTTCTGGAACGATGTATATAAAAGAAAATTGGAAGATTAAAAAATTAACCTGAAAAACAAAAAAACTTGACAAAAAAAATAAAATATATTAAAATTAATATAGGTATAAAAAAAAGCGAGGTTAAAAACCTCGCATCTGGTGGGCTCGGGTGGATTCGAACCACCGACCTCCCGGTTATGAGCCGGAAGCTCTCACCAACTGAGCTACGAGCCCTTCTCACTTAATGCGTTTAGATTATAACATCTAAAATTATTTTTGTCAAGTATTTTTTTTGAAGGGAGTGATAAAAAAATGAAAACATTAGATGTTGAAAGTAAAAAAAACTTTAAAATTGTTGACCCGATTAAGGTCACTTTAGATAAATATCCAAGAATTCTTGTAATAAAAGCGGCGTTTGAAACTCTAAAAGAAGGAAATAAAGTTACTTTGATAGAATTAGAAAAGAAAATATCAATATTATTAAATTATTCATATAAATATAATAGTAGGTATAAACAATAATCATGCCCCATAAAAGGGGCATGATTAATTTTATATAAAAAATGATGTTGTATTTTAAAAAAAATATGGTAAAATAATGCTGTCAATATTTTATATTAATTAAGGAGGAATTGATTATGAACTTTGAAAAATTTATTAGAGACATTCCAGATTTTCCAAAGCCGGGGATAATTTTTAAAGATATTACACCATTATTGGCAGACCCAGAAGCTTTTAAAGGTGTAATAGATGAAATGGCTGAAAAAGTTAAAGATATAGAATTTGATGCAATTCTTGTTCCAGAAGCAAGAGGATTTTTATTTGGTTCAGCATTAGCATATAAATTAGGAAAAAAATTAGTTCCTGTTAGAAAACCTGGGAAATTACCTTATGAAGTAGTTGAAGTTTCATATGCGTTAGAATATGGTGAAGCTAAGATTCAAATGCATAAAGATGCACTTGAAAAAGGAGAAAAGGTTTTAATTGTTGATGATGTTTTAGCAACTGGCGGAACAATAAAAGCAATTCAAACATTGGTAGAAAAATTAGAAGCTGAAGTTTCAGGGATTATTTGTTTAATTGAATTAGAATTTTTAAATCCAAGAGAAAAGTTAGATAATGTTAGAGTAGAAAGTATTTTGAAATATTAAAATCTTTATAAATTTTATTATGGGAGGGGTAAAATGAAAGGATTAAAATTTGATTTTACAAATATGTTTTTTCCTAATATTGAAAAAGGTATAAAACAAGAAGAGTTGATTGAATATGAGGGAAAAATAGCTGAAATCATAGATGAGATATTAAATGAAAAGCCAGGGTTTGTAAAACTTCCTCAGGATACCAAATTTCTTGATAAAATTCTTGATTTACAGGATTGGATACAATCATTTGAAAGTTTTGTGGTTCTTGGGATAGGTGGTTCAGCATTAGGAAATATTGCTTTACAAACAACATTAAATCCATTAAATTATAATTATATGAAAAATAGAAAAACACCAAAAATATTTATTATTGATAATGTAGATCCCGATTTTGTTGCATCTATTTTAGATCAAATAGATCCTCATACAACATTATTTAATGTTATATCAAAATCCGGAACAACAGCTGAAGCAATGTCAAATTATCTTATAGCAAGAGGAATAATAGAGAGTTATGGGCTTGATCCTAAAGAACATATAATATTTACAACAGATCCTGAAAATGGAATTTTAAGAAAAATTTCCAAAGAAGAAGGTATAAAAACATTGGAAATTCCACCGGAAGTTGGCGGAAGATTTAGTGTATTAACACCAGTTGGATTGCTTTCAGCATTAGCGGGTGGTATTGATATTATAGATTTATTAAATGGTGCAAAATCCATGCTGGATAAAGTGATAAATAAAAATTTAAAAGAAAATCCAGCAGCGTTAAATGCACTTTTACACTTCTTATATTATAAAAAAGGATATAATATTTCTGTTATGATGCCATATTCAAATAAACTACTATTACTTGCTGATTGGTATAGACAGCTCTGGGCAGAAAGTTTGGGAAAGAAATATAATATAAATGGGGAAATTGTAAATGTTGGTCAAACTCCTGTAAAGGCATTGGGAGCAACTGATCAGCATTCACAGGTTCAATTATATAATGAAGGCCCAGATGATAAAGTAGTAACATTCTTAAAACTTGAAAAGTTTGAAAGAGATATAAAAATACCAAAAGTGCATGAAGAATATTCCGCATTATCCTATTTAGGTGGGAAAACATTATCAGAATTGTTGAATACAGAATTATTTGGAACTGAATATGCGTTAACAGAACATGGAAAACCAAATATGAAGGTTATATTCCCTGAAATAAATTCATTTAATGTTGGTGAATTCTTCTTCCTTTATGAATTCCAAACAGCAATTATGGCAAAATTACTTGAAATAAACGCATATGATCAACCAGGGGTTGAACTTGGTAAGAAGGTTACATACGCATTAATGGGTAGAGAAGGATATGAAGAATTTGCAAAAGAAGTAAATGAAAAAGTTTCAAAAAAGGAAAAATTCGAATTATGAAAATAATAGGAATTACAGGATTGGCTGGCAGTGGTAAAAGTACCATTGCCAGTCTTTTAAAGGAAAAGGGATATCCAATAATTGATCTTGACAAGCTTGGTCATAAAGCGTTGTTTGAAAAAGATATAAAAGAAAAACTGGTAAAAAAATTTGGTGATAAAATTTTAGAAAATAATGAAATTCAAAGGAGCAAATTAGCTCAAATAGTTTTTACAAATAAAAAAAATTTAGATTATTTAAATTCTGTGGTTCATCCAAAAATTAAAGAATTTGTTTCAGAATTAATAGAGAAATATAAAAAGGATAAGTATGAATATGTAATAATAGATGGTGCTTTAATTGATCAAATAGGTTTAAATGAAATATGTGATATAATTTTATTAGTAGAAGCTTCTGATAAAGAACGCTTTAAAAGATTAACTGAATTTCGAAAAATGGATCCAGAAAAAGCTAAAAATATTATTAATGCTCAAAAAAGTTTAAAATTAAATTATCATTACAAAATCAACACAGAAAAGGAACTAAATGCAATTAAAGACGAATTATTTCAAATACTTAAAATTTTTTAATTTGATTTTTCTAAGTGAATTATAGTATAATGTAATGCTGAAGTTTTTTAATAATCTTAATGGGAGGTGTCTTTTGTGAAAAAGCTTTTATTAGTATTATTGGTATTATCACTTATGGTTTTTTCTTTTGGTGAAAAGATCAAAGTTGAATTCTGGCATGCTATGGGTGGGGGCCATGGAAAGGCATTAGAAGAATTAGTAGCTGCATTTAACAGGGAAAATCCCGAAATTGAAGTAGTTCCTGTATATGTAGGTAATTATGGTGCATTATCAAGAAAATTATTGAGTACAGTTGTTGCATACAACGAAGGTACAAGAGATAATCTTCCTGTATTAGCACAGG
This is a stretch of genomic DNA from Marinitoga piezophila KA3. It encodes these proteins:
- a CDS encoding metallophosphoesterase family protein, which encodes MKILHTADWHLGRRPAGGIGNFSKVRYDDYFKAAEYIIEQGIEKNVDVFIIAGDIFDRSSLLPDILYRTEKLLEKLKENNIVTFLIEGNHDRIYSDNDSWIKYFEKRKLVKIPEFERKDGECICNPITIEDINFYGIPYQGVIIDEILDDLAQKLDSNKKNIVIVHTGIGGEILPGCVKAETIEKFKGKVLYMAGGHLHTYRKFPKENPYFFVPGSPEYWDFGEGDEKGFIIFDTETNKYEFFPSNKREVKTYAFDMSDEIYDELENIQINEGDIVKLKIKNLNNKIVDTEKIEKILENKGVLKVFINVEYTSYISGVNNIKNINKEEIEKRVIESWGNIFSSNSDKVIKNIGLMKENLGNPEFINEIFDNFLSGILEGENNENK
- the coaE gene encoding dephospho-CoA kinase (Dephospho-CoA kinase (CoaE) performs the final step in coenzyme A biosynthesis.) is translated as MKIIGITGLAGSGKSTIASLLKEKGYPIIDLDKLGHKALFEKDIKEKLVKKFGDKILENNEIQRSKLAQIVFTNKKNLDYLNSVVHPKIKEFVSELIEKYKKDKYEYVIIDGALIDQIGLNEICDIILLVEASDKERFKRLTEFRKMDPEKAKNIINAQKSLKLNYHYKINTEKELNAIKDELFQILKIF
- a CDS encoding PQQ-binding-like beta-propeller repeat protein; this translates as MKKMLTFLFLMFYSLIFSITIDTLDNQNYTGTFLSMNRALVFIKDHNNKIQKISLSMIKDMNFTREEKENMYFSLNNTYTFKGAFERIDGDYFIFKNDNAIFYIKNSDLKIVVVKKRVLSSYVATIFGEFRFNSIKIISDKLWKVSTNYGIIEIPSNYILSYFRPNLSSKNKNIVYFKNGDFLFYENIEIKNGLFIFKALDFSFYASAEDIIFLKSKNYIPQIDSFKEMYKLTINEKEFYTKSFKIVNNSLVFDNYSFKNPKIDFISRSIVNLFVSEDSFIGGISVNNNRIYVSAQSGLFYIFDFYGNLIKKFSLKSFAVDPPVIYKNKVFVSTIRKSLYVISNDSTITKFDFDTISAGVSIKSQNTLLLPTWYRGFFILDQNLKVLKSFDTKMSKFSSIIDHEGNIIFLDAYSNIMKLDKGFNILFSKQFGDEALTTYFNIDKDNNIYVNGPYVTFTVFDKNGNILWKVDLDDLPYSYPLIDKDKTVYVSSKGKYLYALKNGKILWKKYIGYIPGTGILTKNMIILNALDHNVYFIDKKTGNIIKKYHLGYSKMLCSDDNNNIFFAGSNGVIAILYLNEDIISQYKFSCKHTNNPYIK
- a CDS encoding AAA family ATPase produces the protein MKINRIQLKNYRNHREKIVEFREGINLLLGKNGTGKSSIFEALGIAMFDIEPRDKSLKNAVNKGAKTATITVEFIGNDDNEYIVERKIGGQSKVILKEKNGTVLSERKDDVIRKIGVLAGIKGKNIKEIFRNVISANQNDIIGVFNETPSSRKELFNKIFDTEVYEQLYSILQLSEKKYNEQILSFESKVEILEKQIEEYAGKDLELEKVKKEIENLENELSKLKEKAARYDEKKKSLEEKINRLKEYEHKLDSLKLKEEVLQEKILKLEKDIDQSLKAKEIVMKSEEGYRKYKELEYEIENNSQKEKELILREKKKREIQEKIKRLESSEELLSEKLKTAEKRVGEEKEIINNKKDELEKLNEIYQKINVELVETEKQLKEQMNIKEKIDNEYDSYNILLEKRKNNLEIITEKEKKLQKLEELKVKLLEYEKNKEYLSNKLKEKEELKNKIREIQIKIENLKNSKEELKDGICPILNEKCLNLEQKKEGNNYFDVEIERLNKTVNEYVKQLELHKNIENEIAENDGNVIEIKSNISAIKKEIENIENIELENKTIENQINEIKEKYGDIREKRGKITAEINEISAKNAELKNELNNIFKNIKKYRNEINEKQNFILEITRKTEEYKSKILNIKSKRISLIDELKAYGDIEIEIEEIREIIERLKTERKRYKIDYDNYLKNKELSNKIEELKVAKQIEEENLENLKNTIQEVKEKILSFEKDEKLEAELKELNQKIKILYTDISEMNKILGGKRNERENLINILNELNKKEKERKEYIDKVQYFKKKLKLTKEFRENIKAMGKYVSERVTNIISTYATNNYREITGKNEVIIWDSSRDYLVILRDEIKGDRDFSILSGGEQVSVAISIRIALATFLSNANFYILDEPTSNLDEERKNLLAENLKKMLKNIEQAFIVTHDGTFSEMAENIINL
- a CDS encoding adenine phosphoribosyltransferase; this encodes MNFEKFIRDIPDFPKPGIIFKDITPLLADPEAFKGVIDEMAEKVKDIEFDAILVPEARGFLFGSALAYKLGKKLVPVRKPGKLPYEVVEVSYALEYGEAKIQMHKDALEKGEKVLIVDDVLATGGTIKAIQTLVEKLEAEVSGIICLIELEFLNPREKLDNVRVESILKY
- a CDS encoding glucose-6-phosphate isomerase encodes the protein MKGLKFDFTNMFFPNIEKGIKQEELIEYEGKIAEIIDEILNEKPGFVKLPQDTKFLDKILDLQDWIQSFESFVVLGIGGSALGNIALQTTLNPLNYNYMKNRKTPKIFIIDNVDPDFVASILDQIDPHTTLFNVISKSGTTAEAMSNYLIARGIIESYGLDPKEHIIFTTDPENGILRKISKEEGIKTLEIPPEVGGRFSVLTPVGLLSALAGGIDIIDLLNGAKSMLDKVINKNLKENPAALNALLHFLYYKKGYNISVMMPYSNKLLLLADWYRQLWAESLGKKYNINGEIVNVGQTPVKALGATDQHSQVQLYNEGPDDKVVTFLKLEKFERDIKIPKVHEEYSALSYLGGKTLSELLNTELFGTEYALTEHGKPNMKVIFPEINSFNVGEFFFLYEFQTAIMAKLLEINAYDQPGVELGKKVTYALMGREGYEEFAKEVNEKVSKKEKFEL